A window of Cryptomeria japonica chromosome 3, Sugi_1.0, whole genome shotgun sequence contains these coding sequences:
- the LOC131037332 gene encoding uncharacterized protein LOC131037332: protein MPLPQQPQPSRVNILEVKLQIEKRIGHERAERYFGLFQRYLHSTKLNKVEFDKLCKPIIGAENIRLHNQFILGIFKNASQSKDPPSPALLGTSKPVKGVRKKPSSNSSSIGGEDGSLQNTLSPSVSPTAILPAPNSTAWSNGDAFPQSPRRGRSSTRDRKGRDRPSPLGPHGKTDLSAPLGAVNNEVAVKGSENGGPNSCDLYRPLRLPGAAEQPKAEINNFILHSPKRQRIKSPIPQEHVPVEVVTVEDGEEVEQVDDDDKSTIRVESPLLAPLGLPFCSVSVGAARRAPYNSPISYLTPSSSHRHEDFVSNEQLPDSETLQKKMEQRGSSEGIQNVSFNSANLLNHAVDTHLINLIKSAIDLRRARSCHEQDKLVLSKQNPCKVAHGVNGVWPGHSMPVQSTGVSMEAAQKARSHPPISLEEFKVAMELNPQQLGEDWPLQLEKICFRVAEEE from the coding sequence atgccactccccCAGCAACCACAACCTTCCCGGGTTAATATTTTGGAAGTGAAGCTTCAGATTGAGAAGAGAATAGGCCATGAGAGGGCCGAGCGGTATTTTGGGCTTTTCCAGAGGTATCTCCACAGCACGAAGCTCAACAAGGTTGAGTTTGACAAGCTTTGCAAACCCATCATTGGCGCAGAGAACATTCGCTTACATAATCAGTTTATACTAGGCATTTTTAAAAATGCATCTCAGAGTAAGGACCCTCCATCTCCAGCTCTGCTGGGCACTTCTAAGCCCGTGAAAGGTGTTCGGAAAAAACCTAGTTCTAACTCTTCATCCATTGGGGGTGAAGATGGTTCACTGCAAAATACTTTGTCTCCATCTGTATCTCCAACTGCTATTCTTCCAGCTCCAAATTCTACAGCTTGGTCCAATGGGGATGCATTTCCTCAGTCACCTCGGAGAGGCAGGTCGAGCACAAGGGATCGCAAGGGCAGGGATCGACCAAGTCCTCTTGGTCCTCATGGGAAAACAGATCTAAGTGCACCATTGGGAGCTGTTAACAATGAAGTGGCAGTCAAAGGTTCAGAAAATGGGGGTCCCAATTCGTGTGATCTGTATAGGCCATTGCGCCTTCCTGGTGCAGCTGAGCAGCCTAAGGCTGAGATTAATAATTTTATTCTGCATTCTCCAAAGCGTCAGCGCATTAAGAGTCCAATTCCCCAAGAGCATGTTCCTGTTGAGGTTGTGACTGTGGAAGATGGAGAAGAAGTTGAACAAGTGGATGATGATGACAAGTCTACCATCAGGGTTGAAAGTCCACTGCTTGCTCCTTTAGGACTTCCATTCTGCTCGGTAAGTGTTGGTGCAGCTCGGAGAGCTCCCTATAACAGCCCAATAAGTTATCTTACACCATCATCAAGTCATCGACATGAAGATTTTGTTAGCAATGAACAATTGCCAGATAGTGAGACTTTGCAAAAGAAGATGGAGCAGAGAGGATCGTCTGAGGGTATCCAAAATGTGTCCTTTAATTCTGCTAACTTGCTGAATCATGCAGTGGATACCCACTTGATAAACTTGATCAAGTCTGCCATAGACTTGAGAAGAGCAAGGTCCTGCCACGAGCAAGACAAGCTAGTGCTTTCCAAGCAGAATCCTTGTAAGGTAGCACATGGTGTGAATGGGGTCTGGCCTGGCCATTCTATGCCTGTGCAAAGCACAGGTGTTTCTATGGAAGCTGCACAGAAAGCTAGGAGTCACCCTCCAATTTCCCTGGAAGAGTTTAAGGTGGCAATGGAGTTGAATCCTCAGCAGCTTGGGGAAGATTGGCCCTTGCAGCTGGAGAAAATTTGTTTTCGTGTAGCTGAGGAGGAATAA